From the Candidatus Omnitrophota bacterium genome, one window contains:
- a CDS encoding carbon starvation protein A, with amino-acid sequence MIYRSDAMRALPFLLGALCVLAIAYRYYSAFLAYRVVGLDRARKTPAHRLADGTNYHPTNRWVLFGHHFAAITGAGPLIGPVLAAQFGFLPGFLWLLIGVVLAGAVQDFIILFASTRRNGLSLAAIARQEIGPVAGATTAIAIMFIIIVALAGLGLAVVNALRESAWGVFTIGCSIPLALFVGLYMYRFRKGHIAEASLIGVAGMILAVVAGRWVALSPIASFLTLSPHGVTYAMAAYGFIASVLPVWMLLCPRDYLSSYMKVGTIACLILGLLWVNPLLQQPMVSAYVHGGGPIIPGKVFPFVFITIACGAISGFHALVGSGTSPKMINNEQDIRPIGYGAMLMEGLVGITALVACSALYPGDYFAINVSPEKFASLGFAPVNLSQLEVQVGEHVAGRTGGAVSLAIGMAQVFTALPGMKGLMSYWYHFAIMFEALFILTTIDTGTRVARFLLQEFLGKLHAPFAKTDWMPGTLISSALVVAAWSYFILTGSISTIWPMFGIANQLLAVIALCVGTTVLINMGKARYAWVTLLPMIFVATTTLTAAWQSIWNNFLPLAAQPGKYGIGMLNVILTAVMMGCTLLMLLQSARRWLVVWHPCKASVR; translated from the coding sequence ATGATTTACCGCTCTGATGCCATGAGGGCCCTGCCGTTTCTGCTCGGAGCGCTCTGCGTGCTGGCGATCGCCTACCGCTACTACAGCGCGTTTCTCGCGTATCGCGTCGTCGGGCTTGACCGCGCGCGCAAGACCCCGGCGCATCGGCTGGCCGACGGCACGAACTACCATCCCACCAACCGCTGGGTGCTCTTCGGGCACCATTTCGCCGCCATCACCGGGGCCGGCCCGCTCATCGGCCCGGTGCTCGCCGCGCAATTCGGTTTTCTTCCTGGATTTCTCTGGCTGCTCATCGGTGTCGTGCTCGCCGGGGCGGTGCAGGATTTCATTATTTTATTCGCCTCCACACGGCGCAACGGCCTCTCGCTAGCTGCCATCGCCCGCCAGGAAATCGGCCCGGTGGCCGGGGCCACGACAGCAATTGCGATCATGTTCATCATTATCGTGGCACTCGCCGGCCTTGGGCTGGCGGTCGTCAACGCGCTGCGGGAGAGCGCCTGGGGTGTCTTTACGATCGGCTGCAGCATTCCGCTAGCCCTCTTCGTCGGGCTGTACATGTACCGGTTCCGCAAGGGGCACATCGCCGAGGCCTCGCTCATCGGGGTGGCCGGCATGATCCTGGCGGTCGTCGCCGGGCGGTGGGTGGCGCTCTCGCCGATCGCCTCGTTCCTCACCCTGTCGCCTCACGGGGTGACGTATGCGATGGCCGCCTACGGCTTTATCGCCTCGGTGCTGCCGGTGTGGATGCTGTTGTGCCCGCGGGATTATCTCAGCTCGTACATGAAAGTCGGCACGATCGCCTGCCTGATCCTCGGGTTGCTCTGGGTCAATCCGCTGCTGCAGCAGCCGATGGTCAGCGCGTATGTCCACGGCGGCGGTCCGATCATCCCCGGCAAGGTGTTTCCGTTTGTGTTCATCACGATTGCGTGCGGGGCGATCTCAGGGTTTCATGCGCTGGTCGGCTCAGGGACCAGCCCGAAAATGATCAATAACGAGCAGGACATCCGCCCCATTGGTTACGGGGCGATGCTGATGGAAGGATTGGTGGGGATCACCGCGTTGGTGGCGTGCTCAGCGCTGTATCCGGGCGACTATTTCGCGATCAATGTCTCGCCGGAAAAATTCGCCAGCCTGGGCTTCGCCCCGGTTAACCTATCGCAGCTTGAAGTCCAAGTCGGAGAGCACGTGGCCGGGCGCACCGGCGGGGCCGTGTCGCTGGCCATCGGGATGGCGCAGGTGTTTACCGCGCTGCCCGGCATGAAGGGATTGATGTCGTACTGGTATCACTTCGCTATCATGTTTGAGGCGCTCTTTATCTTGACGACGATTGATACCGGCACGCGGGTGGCGCGCTTTCTCCTGCAGGAATTTCTCGGCAAGCTCCACGCGCCGTTTGCGAAGACCGATTGGATGCCCGGCACGCTGATCTCAAGCGCCCTGGTGGTGGCGGCGTGGTCGTATTTCATTTTGACCGGCAGCATCTCCACGATTTGGCCGATGTTCGGCATCGCGAATCAACTGCTGGCGGTCATCGCGCTGTGCGTGGGCACGACCGTGCTCATCAACATGGGCAAGGCCCGGTATGCGTGGGTCACGCTGCTGCCGATGATCTTTGTGGCGACCACGACGCTGACCGCCGCCTGGCAAAGCATCTGGAACAATTTTTTGCCGCTGGCCGCCCAACCCGGCAAGTATGGGATCGGCATGCTCAACGTGATCCTCACGGCCGTGATGATGGGCTGCACCCTCCTGATGCTGCTGCAATCAGCCCGTCGATGGCTGGTCGTGTGGCATCCTTGCAAGGCATCCGTCCGATGA
- the msrA gene encoding peptide-methionine (S)-S-oxide reductase MsrA, with the protein MTEKATFAAGCFWGVEYAFSQVTGVKGTVVGYTGGHTADPTYEQVCSHTTGHAEAVMVEFDPKVVTYEQLVKYFFKIHDPTTKNRQGPDIGDQYRSAIFTHNPEQQQIAEQVREALTRGRAYRQAIVTDIAPAPTFYPAEEYHQEYYVKHKGKIQCPINL; encoded by the coding sequence ATGACCGAAAAAGCGACCTTTGCCGCCGGATGTTTTTGGGGAGTGGAATATGCGTTTAGCCAAGTGACTGGGGTGAAGGGCACGGTGGTTGGCTACACCGGCGGCCACACGGCGGATCCCACCTATGAGCAGGTCTGCTCGCATACCACCGGCCATGCTGAGGCGGTGATGGTGGAGTTTGATCCGAAGGTCGTGACCTATGAGCAGCTGGTGAAATATTTCTTCAAGATCCATGATCCCACGACGAAAAACCGCCAAGGCCCGGATATCGGCGATCAGTACCGCTCGGCGATTTTTACGCACAATCCGGAGCAGCAGCAGATCGCCGAACAGGTCAGGGAAGCGTTGACGCGCGGCCGAGCCTATCGCCAAGCCATCGTCACCGACATCGCTCCGGCCCCGACGTTCTATCCTGCCGAGGAGTATCACCAAGAGTATTACGTCAAGCACAAAGGCAAGATCCAGTGCCCCATCAATCTCTAA
- a CDS encoding helix-turn-helix transcriptional regulator, which yields MLPFNQTVLLWRLRRGLTQAALAQKAHIPRPNLSAIEQGRREVSLGTLRSLALALDVRPGILVDGMAPAPASGALPSLSRRTIERIADAVAFDRSVTEPTEQRTVEALQMLLALRTRAARRQWSRPRISRRRTLAAWAQLTHRYGRTAIQMFADRVLERQRA from the coding sequence ATGCTCCCGTTCAATCAAACGGTTCTCCTTTGGCGGCTGCGGCGGGGCCTGACCCAAGCCGCTCTCGCCCAGAAGGCGCACATCCCCCGGCCGAACCTCTCGGCGATTGAGCAGGGACGGCGCGAAGTGTCGTTGGGAACACTCCGATCGCTGGCCCTCGCACTCGACGTTCGGCCGGGGATCCTTGTTGATGGGATGGCCCCAGCCCCAGCTTCGGGCGCGTTGCCTTCGCTCTCGCGTCGGACGATTGAACGCATTGCGGATGCCGTGGCGTTTGACCGATCGGTGACAGAGCCTACCGAACAGAGGACGGTTGAGGCGTTGCAGATGCTGCTCGCACTTCGGACGCGGGCCGCCCGTCGCCAGTGGAGCCGGCCGCGGATCAGCCGGCGCCGAACCCTGGCGGCCTGGGCGCAGTTGACACATCGCTACGGTCGCACGGCGATTCAGATGTTCGCCGATCGCGTCTTGGAACGGCAGCGCGCATGA
- a CDS encoding ATP-binding cassette domain-containing protein, with protein MITIRNVSMRYGAYTALDRVSFSVNRGEILGLLGPNGAGKTTLMRVVTTYLYPSEGTVEVAGHDVLKDPMGVRRCLGYLPETAPLYFGMQVEEYLIFLANVRGVDANRLRERLDFVKKACGLKLVWKHTLSELSKGYRQRVGLAQALIHDPDVLILDEPTSGLDPLQILDIRALIRSLAQQKTIVFSTHILQEVEALADRIVIINNARIVADGTREEITQKALKGQRVRLAVQANQQEVQEALQSLNVCEEVRYLGVFGSGVHQFLLRAGSGKPLIRLVDEAVKSHRWPLFQLAEETADLEEAFLALLRGSKAAP; from the coding sequence ATGATTACGATTCGCAATGTGAGCATGCGCTACGGCGCGTACACGGCGCTGGATCGCGTGTCGTTTTCTGTGAATCGCGGCGAGATCTTGGGGCTGCTCGGCCCCAATGGCGCGGGCAAGACCACGCTCATGCGCGTGGTGACCACCTACCTGTATCCGTCAGAGGGCACGGTCGAGGTCGCCGGCCACGATGTCCTGAAAGACCCCATGGGTGTGCGCCGCTGCTTGGGGTATCTGCCGGAGACCGCACCGCTCTACTTCGGCATGCAAGTCGAGGAGTATCTCATCTTCCTTGCCAATGTGCGAGGAGTGGACGCTAACCGCTTACGCGAGCGGCTGGATTTCGTGAAGAAAGCGTGCGGTCTCAAGCTGGTCTGGAAACACACCCTCTCCGAACTCTCCAAAGGCTATCGGCAGCGCGTCGGGCTGGCGCAAGCCCTGATCCATGACCCGGACGTGTTGATCTTAGATGAGCCGACGTCCGGATTGGATCCGCTCCAAATTCTTGACATCCGCGCGCTCATCCGCAGCCTGGCCCAGCAGAAAACGATCGTGTTTTCCACGCACATCCTGCAGGAAGTGGAAGCGCTCGCCGACCGCATCGTGATCATCAATAACGCGCGCATCGTGGCCGATGGCACGCGGGAGGAGATTACGCAGAAGGCGCTCAAAGGGCAGCGCGTTCGCCTGGCCGTGCAGGCGAATCAACAGGAGGTCCAGGAGGCGCTGCAGTCGCTCAATGTCTGCGAGGAGGTGCGGTACCTCGGAGTGTTCGGCTCCGGCGTGCATCAGTTTTTGCTGCGCGCAGGCTCTGGCAAACCGCTGATTCGGCTGGTGGATGAGGCGGTCAAATCGCATCGCTGGCCGCTGTTTCAGCTCGCCGAGGAAACCGCCGATCTTGAAGAAGCCTTTCTTGCATTGCTACGAGGATCAAAAGCGGCGCCATGA
- a CDS encoding Gldg family protein, which translates to MSRLVTLIRKELAAYFNSPIAYIFLVVFASLVGFLFMSQFFLASRADMRAFFQVLPVILCVFLPAVTMRLWAEEKQGNTYELLLTLPMPPHQLVLGKFLASLIFYVLALLSTLPIPIMLHMIGKPDLGPIIGGYLGAICLGAFFLAVGMFLSGLCRDQIVAFIVGMVACFVLFLFGTEFIASTIDGWIHGLGGIVLKYVGVTQHVSGFERGVIDGRDVGYFGLGTLLMLILNGFWIEGRMRPKQRQTFVTAILVSAGIFVAGNWLLSDVALARFDLTAGRIYTISPVSKKILRELPAPVTIKYYVSPEDKMPTAMKTLERDVLDKLDEFRLASNGQLDYKVFRMEAARVEQEREGEESLEASARRKGIQPFQVQSIEADELGVRLVYSSMAIAYKEKPDEILPRIIPQNLEQLEYLLLSKIYRMTLPSTPAIALVAPVTETPIDPQLRAALEQAGQKVPEQQVADEYKLIPELLGSEGYTVNRIELKDEASMPKDTKTLMLLEPKSLTETQQRLISKFLVEGGSVFLAAQARRFEYTFSGRGEITVSPKPETPNLSAMLTAWGVGLEERILLDASQDAVNVGSGMRLGPFAFNLPLKLPVHIRVNPDTMNQEVSITSRLAPFFYLWGSALTIDRSTLEARQVQARTLMRSSADSWLIPTERLGELSQTARPAAADPRGPFPLAVLLEGTFADPFASARATPLTPAAGKLLVIGAFTPFQEQLIRAGSHATFLLNAVDALTLGESLIQIRAKQPVDRSMAPMASGVKAWWRFFVCLLVPLLMAGAGWMRMLMRRRAKRQYVQLVEATA; encoded by the coding sequence ATGAGCCGTCTCGTGACGTTGATCCGCAAAGAACTGGCGGCGTATTTCAATTCGCCGATCGCCTACATCTTCTTGGTGGTCTTCGCGTCGCTGGTCGGCTTCCTCTTCATGTCGCAATTCTTCTTGGCGTCGCGGGCCGACATGCGCGCGTTCTTCCAAGTCCTGCCGGTCATCCTCTGCGTGTTTTTGCCGGCGGTGACCATGCGCCTGTGGGCCGAGGAAAAGCAAGGCAACACCTACGAGCTGCTCCTGACGTTGCCGATGCCGCCGCATCAGCTGGTCCTCGGAAAATTCCTCGCCAGCCTGATCTTTTACGTGCTCGCGCTGCTGTCCACACTGCCGATTCCCATCATGCTGCACATGATCGGCAAGCCCGACCTGGGCCCCATCATCGGTGGCTACCTGGGGGCGATTTGCCTGGGCGCGTTTTTCCTGGCGGTGGGGATGTTTCTCTCCGGGTTGTGCCGCGATCAGATCGTGGCGTTTATCGTCGGGATGGTGGCCTGTTTTGTCTTATTTTTGTTCGGCACGGAATTCATCGCCTCCACGATTGATGGTTGGATCCACGGACTCGGCGGGATCGTGCTGAAGTATGTGGGGGTGACACAGCATGTGAGCGGCTTTGAGCGAGGCGTCATCGATGGGCGGGATGTGGGGTATTTCGGATTGGGCACGCTGCTGATGCTGATCCTGAATGGATTTTGGATTGAGGGGCGGATGCGTCCCAAGCAGCGCCAGACGTTTGTCACGGCGATACTAGTTTCGGCGGGGATTTTCGTCGCGGGTAACTGGCTGCTCTCCGATGTGGCCCTCGCTCGGTTCGATCTGACCGCCGGACGGATCTACACCATCTCGCCGGTGTCCAAAAAGATTTTGCGGGAGCTGCCGGCCCCGGTGACGATCAAGTATTACGTTTCGCCTGAGGATAAGATGCCGACGGCGATGAAGACGCTGGAACGCGACGTGCTGGATAAGCTCGATGAGTTCCGGTTGGCATCCAACGGCCAGCTCGACTACAAGGTGTTCCGCATGGAGGCCGCGAGGGTGGAGCAAGAAAGAGAAGGTGAGGAGTCGCTTGAGGCGAGCGCGCGCCGCAAAGGCATCCAGCCGTTTCAGGTGCAATCGATTGAGGCGGACGAGCTTGGCGTGCGGCTGGTGTACTCGTCGATGGCGATCGCCTACAAGGAAAAGCCTGATGAGATCCTGCCGCGCATCATCCCCCAGAATCTTGAGCAGCTCGAATATCTGCTGCTCTCCAAGATCTACCGGATGACGCTGCCGAGCACCCCCGCCATCGCCTTGGTGGCCCCGGTGACGGAAACGCCGATCGATCCTCAGTTGCGCGCGGCACTCGAGCAAGCCGGCCAAAAAGTCCCCGAGCAGCAGGTGGCGGATGAGTACAAGCTCATCCCCGAGCTGCTGGGGTCCGAAGGCTACACGGTGAACCGCATCGAGCTGAAAGACGAGGCGTCGATGCCGAAGGACACGAAGACGCTGATGCTGCTTGAGCCGAAGTCGCTCACCGAAACGCAGCAGCGGCTCATCAGCAAATTTCTCGTGGAGGGCGGGTCGGTGTTTCTGGCCGCACAGGCCCGCCGGTTCGAGTACACCTTCTCCGGCCGCGGGGAAATTACGGTCAGCCCGAAGCCGGAAACGCCGAATCTCTCGGCGATGCTCACCGCGTGGGGTGTGGGCCTTGAGGAGCGCATCTTGCTGGACGCAAGCCAGGATGCGGTGAATGTGGGCAGCGGCATGCGGCTGGGGCCCTTTGCCTTCAACCTGCCGCTGAAGCTGCCGGTGCACATCCGCGTCAATCCTGACACCATGAATCAAGAGGTGTCCATCACGTCGCGGCTCGCGCCCTTCTTCTATCTCTGGGGATCGGCGCTGACGATCGATCGGTCGACCCTCGAGGCGCGCCAGGTGCAGGCGCGGACGCTCATGCGTTCCAGCGCCGACTCATGGCTGATTCCGACGGAGCGTTTGGGCGAGTTGAGCCAAACGGCGCGCCCTGCCGCGGCGGATCCGCGCGGGCCCTTTCCCTTGGCGGTCTTATTGGAGGGGACATTCGCGGATCCGTTTGCCTCGGCCAGGGCCACCCCGCTGACTCCGGCGGCGGGCAAGCTGCTCGTGATCGGCGCCTTCACCCCGTTTCAGGAGCAGCTGATCCGGGCCGGCAGCCACGCCACGTTTCTGCTGAATGCGGTGGATGCGCTGACCTTAGGCGAGTCGCTGATTCAGATTCGGGCGAAGCAGCCGGTGGACCGCTCGATGGCTCCGATGGCCTCGGGCGTCAAGGCCTGGTGGCGGTTCTTCGTATGCCTGCTCGTGCCGCTGCTCATGGCGGGGGCCGGCTGGATGCGCATGCTGATGCGCCGGCGCGCCAAGCGCCAATATGTGCAGTTGGTGGAAGCGACGGCGTAA
- a CDS encoding DUF4340 domain-containing protein, with protein MNSRQLTILGVVLAVLVAAVAIKRFQPRKEVFREETQSLDVRVDTGAADRITISKGTPEAPAIELAKTESTWTVPSAWHAKADGERIKRLLTRLTELTGERRGNREQLFDDFGITDAKAIHITLSQRNTELLHVLLGTKSVGWDQFFLRRAGSPAVFLCRSNLLSSELGIFGNLESATLKAESWVDRRLFDAAPETVTGVELREGSGEWRRLEADLAPYLQSLANLNATEVVDPDGSGYGLEQPVWQLRLTKKEGAPIELAVGGTRAGSTDARYVKVTAIPPLMVRNGVLPFPAPPAPQTVYVVSSSVLEQIKTGFEDRMKKPAPDTQPTS; from the coding sequence ATGAATTCACGGCAGTTGACGATCCTTGGGGTGGTGCTGGCGGTGCTGGTGGCGGCGGTGGCGATCAAGCGCTTCCAGCCGCGCAAGGAGGTCTTCCGCGAGGAGACGCAGTCGCTCGATGTCCGCGTCGATACCGGGGCGGCGGATCGGATCACGATCTCGAAGGGAACCCCGGAAGCCCCGGCGATCGAGTTAGCGAAAACCGAATCGACCTGGACCGTCCCCTCCGCCTGGCACGCGAAAGCGGATGGCGAGCGGATCAAGCGGCTGCTCACACGGCTGACGGAGCTGACCGGCGAGCGGCGCGGCAATCGCGAGCAGCTGTTTGACGATTTCGGCATTACCGATGCCAAGGCCATCCACATCACGCTCTCCCAGCGCAACACAGAGCTCTTGCACGTGCTGCTGGGGACCAAGTCCGTGGGCTGGGATCAGTTTTTTCTCCGGCGCGCCGGTTCTCCCGCCGTGTTTCTGTGCCGGTCCAATCTGCTCTCCTCCGAGCTGGGGATCTTCGGCAATCTCGAGTCGGCGACCCTGAAAGCCGAAAGCTGGGTGGACCGGCGGCTTTTTGATGCGGCGCCGGAGACGGTCACCGGCGTTGAGCTGCGGGAAGGGAGCGGGGAGTGGCGGCGGCTCGAGGCCGACCTGGCGCCGTATCTTCAGAGCCTCGCGAACCTCAATGCGACGGAGGTGGTGGATCCGGACGGCTCAGGGTACGGCCTTGAGCAGCCTGTCTGGCAGTTGAGGCTGACGAAAAAGGAGGGTGCGCCCATCGAGCTGGCCGTCGGGGGAACGCGGGCCGGCTCAACCGACGCCCGGTACGTCAAGGTCACCGCCATCCCGCCCCTCATGGTACGCAACGGCGTGCTGCCGTTTCCAGCACCGCCGGCTCCGCAGACGGTGTATGTCGTCTCCTCCTCCGTCCTCGAGCAGATCAAGACCGGGTTCGAGGACCGTATGAAAAAACCTGCCCCGGACACCCAGCCAACGAGTTAA
- a CDS encoding phosphoenolpyruvate carboxykinase (GTP): MPTAIKVPTTNAALHQWVQECAALCQPEAILWCNGSEAERAALMKEACARGVFIELNQTVLPGGYLHRSHPNDTARTEHCTFICTPAKNEAGPTNNWMAPEEAYRTLRQCFEGCMKGRAMYVVPFLMGHPGSSLAKVGVQLTDSIYVALSMRIMTRMGEVALRELGNRPTFTQCLHSVGALDPNRRYICHFPQDNTIWSYGSGYGGNALLGKKCLALRIGSALAQREGWMAEHMLIAGLQAPDGQITYFTGAFPSACGKTNLAMLRPPRRFAEAGWRVTTVGDDIAWMRADAQGRLRAVNPEFGYFGVIPGTSTKTNPSAVEILSHDALFTNAALLPDGTPWWEGKDGPVPPQCIDWMGKPWTPSSGTKAAHPNSRFTAPQAHNPQLDPRWNDPQGVPISAIIFGGRRSTTVPLITEAFNWTHGVYLAATLGSETTAAATGAVGVVRRDPMAMLPFCGYHMGRYFTHWLSMERRLSAAPRIFFVNWFRTDNTGKFLWPGFGENIRLLQWIAARCQGRAGAIETPLGLMPKPEEIDLDGSGVTRAQFEQAQAIDRDTWKTEIASQSEFFATLSTDVPSALLRERDALLRRL, from the coding sequence ATGCCAACCGCCATCAAGGTGCCAACAACGAACGCCGCCCTCCACCAGTGGGTGCAGGAGTGCGCCGCCCTCTGCCAGCCCGAGGCGATCCTCTGGTGCAACGGCAGCGAGGCAGAGCGCGCCGCGCTGATGAAGGAGGCCTGTGCTCGAGGCGTCTTCATTGAACTGAACCAAACCGTCTTGCCCGGCGGTTACCTGCATCGCAGCCACCCCAACGACACGGCCCGCACCGAGCACTGCACGTTCATCTGCACCCCCGCGAAGAATGAGGCCGGCCCGACCAACAACTGGATGGCGCCGGAAGAAGCGTACCGCACCCTGCGGCAGTGCTTCGAGGGCTGCATGAAGGGGCGCGCGATGTACGTGGTGCCGTTTTTGATGGGCCACCCCGGATCGTCCCTGGCGAAAGTCGGCGTTCAATTGACCGATTCAATCTATGTCGCGCTGAGCATGCGCATCATGACGCGCATGGGTGAGGTGGCGCTGCGCGAGCTGGGCAACCGCCCCACCTTCACCCAGTGCCTCCACAGCGTCGGAGCATTGGATCCGAACCGCCGCTACATCTGCCACTTTCCCCAAGACAACACGATCTGGAGCTATGGCTCCGGCTACGGCGGCAACGCGCTGCTCGGAAAAAAATGCTTGGCCCTGCGCATCGGCAGCGCGCTGGCTCAACGCGAAGGCTGGATGGCGGAGCACATGCTGATTGCGGGCCTTCAAGCACCGGACGGGCAGATCACGTACTTTACCGGGGCGTTTCCCAGTGCCTGCGGCAAAACCAATTTGGCGATGCTGCGGCCGCCGCGGCGATTCGCCGAGGCGGGATGGCGGGTGACCACCGTCGGCGATGACATCGCATGGATGCGCGCCGACGCGCAGGGCCGCCTGCGGGCCGTGAATCCTGAGTTCGGCTACTTCGGCGTCATCCCGGGAACGAGCACGAAGACCAATCCCAGCGCGGTCGAGATCCTGTCGCATGACGCGCTGTTTACGAACGCCGCCTTGCTGCCTGACGGGACCCCGTGGTGGGAGGGCAAAGATGGCCCGGTGCCGCCGCAGTGCATCGACTGGATGGGCAAACCATGGACGCCATCTTCAGGGACGAAAGCCGCGCACCCGAACAGCCGGTTCACCGCGCCGCAGGCGCACAACCCCCAGCTGGATCCGCGCTGGAATGATCCCCAGGGCGTGCCGATTTCGGCGATCATTTTCGGCGGACGGCGCAGCACGACGGTGCCGCTGATCACCGAGGCGTTCAACTGGACGCATGGCGTGTATCTTGCCGCGACCTTAGGATCCGAGACGACGGCCGCGGCCACCGGCGCTGTCGGTGTTGTGCGGCGCGATCCGATGGCGATGCTGCCGTTCTGCGGCTATCATATGGGCCGCTACTTCACCCACTGGCTCTCGATGGAGCGGCGTTTGAGCGCCGCGCCGCGCATCTTTTTCGTCAACTGGTTCCGCACAGACAACACCGGCAAGTTTCTCTGGCCAGGCTTCGGGGAAAATATCCGCCTGCTGCAGTGGATCGCAGCCCGCTGCCAGGGCCGCGCGGGTGCGATCGAAACGCCGCTGGGCTTGATGCCCAAGCCTGAAGAGATCGACCTCGATGGCTCCGGAGTGACTCGCGCGCAGTTTGAGCAGGCGCAAGCGATCGACCGCGACACCTGGAAGACCGAAATCGCCTCGCAGAGCGAGTTCTTCGCCACACTCAGCACCGACGTCCCCTCGGCCCTGCTGCGCGAGCGCGACGCGCTGCTGCGCCGTTTGTAA
- a CDS encoding isoprenylcysteine carboxylmethyltransferase family protein produces the protein MPPPTFLRKARFALVYPLVIGLLLFARTTEGSWAWGIAIIALGETLRVWANGYVGHVKAGRDIAADQTIIPKGRLITAGPYAFVRHPLYLGTMLLGLGFCVMVGNAWLALIALVFFLTMYRGKMAEEEARIKDAYPAYAAYERAVPRWIPTGRRYPDRAGRWTWQGIAASNEWKTVIWVTVLVIALYFREEVFEGREWLARGKAIQQVLLLALAAALILYDIGYELVKRSR, from the coding sequence ATGCCCCCCCCAACATTCCTGAGAAAAGCGCGGTTTGCGCTCGTCTATCCTTTGGTCATCGGCTTGCTGCTCTTCGCGCGCACGACCGAGGGGTCATGGGCATGGGGCATCGCCATCATTGCGCTGGGGGAAACCCTGCGGGTGTGGGCCAATGGCTATGTCGGCCATGTCAAAGCTGGTCGAGACATCGCCGCCGATCAGACGATTATTCCGAAGGGGCGGCTGATCACCGCAGGGCCGTATGCGTTTGTCCGTCATCCGTTGTATCTGGGCACGATGCTGCTGGGGTTGGGATTTTGCGTGATGGTGGGGAATGCGTGGCTGGCCCTCATCGCCCTCGTGTTCTTCCTGACGATGTATCGCGGCAAGATGGCTGAGGAGGAAGCGCGCATCAAGGACGCGTATCCTGCGTACGCCGCATATGAGCGGGCCGTGCCGCGATGGATTCCCACGGGCCGGCGCTACCCGGATCGCGCCGGACGATGGACGTGGCAGGGCATTGCCGCCAGCAACGAATGGAAAACGGTCATTTGGGTGACAGTCCTGGTGATCGCCCTGTACTTTCGTGAAGAAGTGTTTGAGGGGCGCGAATGGTTAGCGCGGGGCAAGGCGATTCAGCAGGTGTTGTTACTCGCCCTTGCCGCAGCCCTGATCCTCTACGACATCGGATATGAATTGGTGAAACGCAGCAGATGA